One window from the genome of Deinococcus roseus encodes:
- a CDS encoding cold-shock protein, producing MASGTVKWFNAEKGFGFISHQGNPDLFAHFSAIKSNGFKKLNEGDEVEFDVQQGQNGKGPQAANIVVTKSAPESNYNSRPQRNDRW from the coding sequence ATGGCTTCAGGCACCGTTAAATGGTTCAACGCAGAAAAAGGATTCGGCTTCATTTCACACCAGGGCAACCCCGATTTGTTTGCCCACTTCAGTGCCATCAAAAGCAATGGCTTTAAAAAACTCAATGAAGGCGATGAAGTTGAATTCGACGTCCAGCAAGGTCAGAACGGCAAAGGGCCCCAGGCTGCCAACATTGTCGTCACCAAATCAGCACCCGAAAGCAACTACAACAGCCGACCCCAGCGCAACGATCGCTGGTAA